From the genome of Bradyrhizobium sp. SZCCHNS1050, one region includes:
- a CDS encoding protein-L-isoaspartate O-methyltransferase family protein, giving the protein MSSFATARQKMVDGQVRTNDVTDHRVLDALLTVPREAYVPADRQALAYLDLDLDVSETASTKRYLIKPMLTGKLLQAAEIKPTDSVLVVGCATGYLAALAARLAGSVTATEVDSAIEGRAKQLLAAVDGCPVTIRVAPAAEGDPADGRFDVILLNGATEVAVDGLCRQLKEGGRLVGVFATARPARAMIFTRSHGDIGSRVLFDAAAPVISGLERVPEFVF; this is encoded by the coding sequence ATGTCTTCATTCGCGACGGCGCGCCAGAAAATGGTCGATGGTCAGGTCCGGACCAACGACGTCACCGATCACCGCGTGCTGGATGCGTTGTTGACCGTGCCGCGGGAAGCCTACGTTCCCGCAGATCGGCAGGCGTTGGCCTATCTCGACTTGGATCTCGACGTCTCCGAAACCGCTTCGACCAAGCGGTATCTGATCAAGCCGATGCTGACGGGAAAACTGCTGCAGGCTGCCGAGATCAAGCCGACCGACAGCGTGCTGGTGGTTGGATGTGCGACGGGCTATCTCGCCGCGCTGGCGGCCCGACTGGCGGGCAGCGTGACGGCGACCGAAGTCGATTCTGCCATCGAAGGTCGCGCCAAGCAGCTGCTTGCCGCCGTCGATGGCTGCCCGGTTACGATTCGAGTCGCGCCGGCCGCGGAGGGGGATCCGGCGGACGGCCGCTTCGACGTGATTCTCCTCAATGGAGCGACCGAGGTCGCCGTGGACGGTCTGTGCCGTCAATTGAAGGAGGGCGGCCGCCTGGTCGGCGTCTTCGCCACCGCGCGTCCCGCCCGCGCCATGATCTTTACGCGATCGCATGGTGATATCGGCAGCAGGGTTCTGTTCGATGCTGCGGCGCCGGTCATTTCCGGTCTCGAACGGGTCCCCGAGTTCGTTTTTTAA